The DNA region AAAGATCCAGCAAGCCAAATTGCTGTTTCAACAGGCCATCATCAAAAACAACTATCGCGGCAGCTATAAATACTGCTATTGTACCAAGAGCTCGCATTTCAAGCACATTGTTGAAGAAGCCCTGAAAAACGAGATCCACCTGGAAACATCATCGGCGTTTGATATGCCTATGATTGATGCGCTGGAGAAAAAAGGTACTGTAACAAAGGATATAACCGTAATATGCAACGGCTTTAAAACCTTCCAGTACAAAACATATATTATTGATATGCTGCATGATGGCTTTAAAAACATCATTCCGGTATTGGATAATAAAGAAGAATTTAACCTTTACGACGACGAAATTGAGATGGACACCCCTTGCAACCTGGGCATCCGGATTGCAGCTGAAGAACAGCCTGATTCTCAGTTTTATACTTCACGTTTGGGTGTGCGTATGGAAGATGTTATTGATTTTTATCATAACAAAATTGAGGATAACCCTAACTTCCAGGTTAAGCTGTTACATTTCTTCATCAACTCCGGTATATCCGATACACCATACTACTGGAACGAGCTTGAAAAATATGTAACTCTTTACTGCAAATTCAAAAAAGTGAATCCGCATCTGGATACGCTTGACATTGGCGGTGGTATGCCATTTAAAGACTCGCTGGTTTTTGATTTTGATTATGAATACATGATCAACGAAATTGTAAGCCGGATCAAAGAGATCTGTGCCGAGCATGACACCATGGAACCGGATATCATTACCGAGTTCGGTAAGTATACTGTAGCCGAAGCTTCAGGCATCTTGTACAAGGTATTAGGCCGTAAACAACAAAACGATCGCGAACGCTGGCTGATGCTTGATGGCTCATTCATTACCAATCTACCTGACGTTTGGGCGCTGAACCAAAAATACATCCTGTTGCCGGTTAACAACTGGGATTCGGAATATGAACGTGTAAACCTTGGGGGTATTACCTGCGATGGGCAGGATTATTACAACCAGGAAGCGCATATGAACAGCGTATTTATGCCTAAAACCCGTAAGGTGCAATATTTAGGCTTCTTTAATACCGGCGCCTACCAGGAAGTATTAAGTGGCTACGGCGGTATCCACCACTGCCTGTTGCCATCACCCAAGCATGTGATCATTCGCCGTAACAGGGACGAAACATTTAACTTTGAGGTATTTGGAGAAGAGCAAAACAGCAAGCAAGTATTGAAAATTCTGGGTTATACCACGTAACGGTATATCTAATCATAACAGCATAAAAAAGGTGGCCATTTCGGTCACCTTTTTTGCTTAACGGCCTATGGTGCCATCTCCGACACCTGCTCCTTCAACATTTGGATCCGGAAGATCAGCCAGGCTCCCATCCTCATGTAAAACTTTAAAGTGTTTTCTTTGAGGACCTCTTGTTTCAAGACAGGGATTGTTTCGGGCAGCATAGTTATAGCTGTCTGTAATGTTACTTTCCCTTGTCTCCTTAATATTACCCTGCCGGGAAGCAGGATAGTCATTTTTATAATCATTCATGATTATACCCTCCTTTTATTAAATCCCTTCAGTTCCTGGTTCGTGACCAACCATTCTGCCTGTAGTGCGTCCTTGCGGGCGGCTCTCAAAATCGGTTTTAGCTGGGCCCACCGACGGAAATTCCTTTTTATTCGGCGGTGTTACATCTGTTTGTTCGCTAAATGACGTATCGGCACTTCTGTTGGGCTGGTCAATCTCCGATTGGCTATGGGTACCCACCTGTTCGTCTTCGGTTTTTTCTACCTCAGGCTGTTCATCATAGTCTACTATATCGTCTACCTCATCCAGATCATCATCATCGTTTTCAAGATCACGGTTTGGATAGGCTTCATTACCATTCACAGAAAATGAATTGGTGTTGTTTTCAAAATCATTACGATCATTATCCTGGTTTCCCCAGTTTTCATTATTGGTATTCATAGGTTTTAATTTTAGTTGTCATTAAATAAACCCACGAAATAATTGTATTGTTTTATTTTTTATCCTTTTAAGAAATTAAATATCGTAAATTAAAACTATTATAGTTGTAATTATCAGGAAGCTTCGAAATGGTTTATAAATGCTTACGCTGCATGGCATAATTGCCTCTTCACAAGCCAAACCGAATTACAGAGCATAATTCGGACTAATTTTGAACGATACAACAATTTATGCGCCGGTATATTAAAAACGCTTTTAAGAATTAAAAAGTATGCTGAGGGCAAGTTACTTTATATCGATTATTAAGCAGGATGCCTAACACAATTTCATGCGAACCATGACTCACCGTGTTTAGGGCAGATGTCGTAAAATCATATGAATAGCCAACATTAATAAGCGAACTCAGGTTAAATCCAACCAATGCCGCGTATGAATCATTCCGGCGGTATGAACCACCAATCCAAAATCTGTCTTTGAATGACATTTTCATGTTCACATCAAAAGTTACCGGAACCGGTGCTATAAATTTCAACAAGGCTGAAGGCATAAGCGTAATATCATCAGATACAAAAAGCTTAACACCGCCAGTCACAAAATAATGCGGTACCGTTTTGTTTTGTACAGCAGTTGTCGAAGTAGTTACATATAAATTTTGCGGAAGGATTTGCTGTACCGAGGCGCCAAAAAAATAATTAGATGAATATGCCCATACACCGACTCCCAAATCAGGTTTCCACTGTGCCCCTGCAATGCTATTGATAGTTGGATCATTTTGGTCGACATACGTAAGTTTACTTTTGTCGATAATATTATGACTTACCCCGGCAGATACCCCTACCGCTAAATTTAACTTTTCGGTAAGGCCGAGGTGATAAGCATAAGTTGCGTCAATATTGGTTTGTGTTATCGGGCCTGTTTTATCAGACACTACCATTAAGCCTACACCATGATGCGGCTCGGCAGCCATGTAATTTTGTGTATATGACCTGCTTGATGGGTTTAAACCTCCACCCGCAGGAAATGCAGTAGCATCGCCCTGTAAAAACCGGTTACCTATAGGCGCGTTTACTGAAAAATAGGATGTTACCGGCGCGCCTTCAAGCCCTGTCCATTGGCTGCGATAACCCAGTTTTACATCGGTATAATTTTCAATACCACTTAACGCAGGGTTTAAAAGGTAATTATTGAATACGTATTGAGTGTACTGCGGCCGTTGCTGTGCTTTTGCCAATTGAATTGTTACAGCAATAATAAGTAGAGTATATAAAATTCGCTTCATTTTTATCTGATAATGGTCACATTACCGGCAATAACCTCCCGGCCATTTTTGGGGTCAATAATATAATAATAAGTCCCTGGAGGCAAATATAAGCCTTTGTATTTCCCATCCCAGGGTACACTATAACCAATTGACGAATATACCTTTTCTCCGAATCGGTTGTATACGTCAACCTTATTATTTGGATAACTTTCTAAATATTTAACATTCCAAATGTCATTTACCCCATCTCCATTAGGCGTAAACACATTGGGAACGACTAAAAACTTTAAAACCTTTACTGATACGCTGGCCATAGCCTGGCATCCATGTGCCGATGTAACCACTACCTGATAGGTAATATCCTGTGACGGGCTTACAACAGGATAAGCCACATCATCATGATCAAGGCCTGTTGCCGGTGTCCATTTATAACTTAAGTTATTATCGTTTACTATGGGTTTTAAAACGCGTTTTGTGCCTTCAAGCATAGTTAAATCCGGTCCTAATGAAACAAGTGGTGACGCATCCACTTTAACCTGCTGTACAACCGTATCAGCACAGGCATCAGCAGCCTTATAAATGTACCTGATATCAAATATGCCGGCATTGGAAACAGCAGGATTAAACACGCCATCGGCACTAACCCCGGCTCCTGAAAATACTCCGGAGCCTGCAGGGCCGTTAAGCTTCGGTATCAACTTATATGGTTGCGACTCGATGCAAAAAACAGGCGCAGGATCAAAGGTTACCACGGGAGATGCTTTTAACGTGAAAGGAACTTCTGCGAAACCAGAACATGAAGTTCCCGAATAAGCTACTGCCTGTAAAGTAACAGTGCGTGATCCCGCAGTAAACAAAGGGTATTTATGCCTTAGCTTTAATCCCAAAGCCGGGTGATCATAAACCACGGTAGTTGATGGATCGTTGCTGTCATAAGTAACCTCAAGCCTGGTGATCTCCCCGAAATTAACGGACGACCGGTTTTCAAAAAACACTTCCTGTGCACTGCATAAATCTGCCGGGTTTTGGACGATCACCTCAGCTTTTGGCTTACTGCCGTTAATTGTTAATGACTTTGAAGCCGATGAAGAGCATCCATTTTTTGAAGTAACCTTAAGTGTAACCTGGTAATTACCTGCTAAAAACTTGTGCTTAGGATTTTTCTCGTGGAAAATATTCGGGTTAGCTGGTGTTGCATTAGGGTCGTTAAAATTCCATTCGTAGGTAAAATCAGCTTCTGCGGCATCAGCAATTGTGCTTTGATAAGTAAATTGAGCAAAGTCATCTTCACAGGCATCGGGTAATAAAAAATCAACTACTGGCACAGGATAAATGTTAACAACCTGCGGAGTTATACCACTTGTGCAACCATTATCGTTTGTAACGGTGAGCTTAACCAAATAATCTCCCGGTTCACTAAACGTATGGTTAAACGGACTTTTACTGGTAAGGGTTTCAACAGGAGTACCATCACCAAAGTCCCATTGCCAGCTAATGATACTTCCTTCGGCAGATGTGGAGTTATCCGTAAATGTAACATCCTGACCTGTACAGCCTGGCGATGAATAACTAAACGACGCGACCGGCGGTTTTGAAACATGTATTTTTATCGGATCGGATGTTTCTCCGCAATCATTTTCATTTGTAACAAACAATGTAACCAGGTAATCGCCTGTCTGGGCATACTTGTGTACCGGGTTTTGTACCACATCAGTTATTCCATCACCAAAATCCCAATGCCATATTTTTATTTGCCGGGTACCCGATGTTGACTGGTCGGTAAATTTAACGTCGCTACCGAAGCAGGTATTTGCAAAACTAAACTTTACAACCGGCGGCACTGCGATGTTAAAATCAAACTGAATATCTTCGTTCGATCCGCATTCATCAGCAATGGGATTAAATACGGTAGCAACTACACTGTAGTCACCATCGTTATACACCTCATCTCCCGGATATTCATAGGTATAAAGCACCTTTGAGTCTTTTACTGTTGAACCGGTTGGTATTGGGTTATTGATAATAACGGGCGGGGTTCCATTTTTTAAATCCCATGTAATTTTATTTGTTTGAAACGGTAGCGTCAATTGCAGTTTATAATAAGTGCCAGTGCAGCCGTTTGCGTGTGTTGAATTGTCTGCCGGGTTTCGTAATACAATAAACTCATTCAGGTTTTTAAGATTGGTACCTGCAGCATAACCATATGATTCTGTTCTGCCAAACCCATAAGCTATCGCATTAAATCCATCTGACGCTCTGATATTATGCACGCCTGCATTTACGCTGATTTGGGCATACGAATATATACTGTTGGGGACTTGTGAAAACTGGGTATAAGGTTGCCCGTCGAGCGAAAAGGTAGGCACGGCAGCTGTTTTTATAATAACATTAATAAAATCGTTCTGGATCAGGTAATTAGGGGTTGAATTTAGCGTTACATGATCAAGTGTTTGTTCGATAGGCGTTAAATATATCATTTCGGGGTCGCCGATATCTCCGTTAATGAACTGGCAATTTAAGCCGTCGCCCTGGGTAACCGCGTATTGCACTACCTGAATTGGTTTATCAGCAGCGATGACATTGGTTGCAGTTGAAGTAAATTCATAGTAAAGGCCATTAATTAACCCTCCGTGGGGTGCTGCCCCATTTACTGTTACCTTTGTATCCGGCGAACTAAGTACTATTCTTAAAATATCATAGTTGCGTGTTTTTAAAGGCGCGGTTATATAATTTTTACCCCAAACCGCTAAAGGATAAACCTGCTGAAAAAGGTTATCTGATGATCCCTTATCACCCTGACACCCGATACTTATTTTTGAACTACCCGAAAAAACAGCAATTTTTTTGCAGGCGCTTGTGGCACTTACAATTGAACGGATACGGGTACCGGTTAAATCCGTAGCCGATAAGCCCTGGTACACCTCTCCTTTTTTTAAGTTTACGGTAAAGGGCTGGTTTGCGGGGATACCGTTCAGCAACGGCTGTGAGGGCGTTATTTCAACAGTGGTATTATCTTCTGTAGCTATTACTGCAAAGGTTGAATATGAGGGCACCCCTTCAGTATTTTTTGTACCGTTGTTTGAGTTTGATATTTGTTTATAGTTAATGGAGAGGTAATCTTTACCCAGGGTATTTACCGGCAGCAAAAGGGTTGCCCCGGATACATTTTGCGCAAAAATATGCGCGTAAACCGCGATGGGTTTGAGCGAAATTATATGGATGCCCTTTAAAAACTGTCCCTGGTTCCCAATAAAAGCTCCGGGAGGGATATCTACCGTTAATATATCATTTGCCTTAACCTGGTAGGTACCCGAAAAGCTGCCATCAGCAACTTCAACAGTTACAGATGTATTTGCATCGGCAGTTATATAAAGTTCCATCTGGCTGCCCCTGCCTAATGCGTCGGGATTGCCTGCTGCACCATCAACATGGTCAATATATGCAGTATAAAACTCCGTACCCTGGTTTGAACCTTGCGCGTTAGTGCAAATAGCAATGCATATGAAAATAAAAGAGAGGCTTAAGGACCGCAAAAAAAATATCTTGCTCAAAGGTATACAGTTGGATTTGGTTTTGTAGTATTAAACTAACCCTTTAAAAATACAAAAACCTTTAATTGATACGGCATGATTATATAAAATAACCAGCCGTTTAATTGCCCGGTCAATTTCATAATTAGCTACGTTTAATTTATAACTAAGCTCAAAGTGATCTTTCTGCAGATCATAAACTTCAAGAGCATTGGATTGTGTATTTCAGGGCGTCACGTTGACACGGTTTGGCGATGGCTTTCTGAACTATCTCCCTTATCAACAGTACCAATACCACTATCTAAAAACCCGGCCAGCAAGATACTGATAGCAATTCAAAAAATACTTGCTAAAACAGGGCAAACGTAACTAAACAGGGGTTAACACGACTTAACACATTTTAAATATCACACATTCAAATACCTAATAATCAATTATTTATATTTTTACAGGGTTAACACTTAACTGTTTTTTTAATTAATCACGCACATCCTACTGTTTGCATATGTTATTAGTAAAAGCATGCTGATACGACCTCACGTATTTAACCCGCATCACGCCATAAAACAAGTATCATTTGATACTAATAACCAACCGACGTCCTAACCTTGTTTCATTGGTTATAATAATAATAATAGGGCATCGTCATTAAAATATTAAAATGCATTGCTCCCGCATGCTAAAAAAACTTATCTGGGTTAGGTACCAAATTCAGGAACTTTTCAAAATTTTCTTCGTAATGGGACTGATCAAGCTTGTAATAAAACGCACCCTTCTTTGATGAGAGCTTATCCTTTTCAGGAAGCTTTACAAGCAAACCTGTTGAAAGTAGCTTACGGCTAAAGTTCCTGTCATCAAACTTGGTTTGATAAACACCTTCATAAAGGGCCTGTAATTGCGGGATGGTGAACTTTTCCGGAAGCAATTGGAATAAAATCGGGTGAAGTGCTGCTTTATAACGCAATTGTCTTTTAGCCAGGCGCACCATTTCATTATGGTCAAAGATCAGGTCGGGCATCTCATCCAGCAAAAACCATTCGGGGTGATATTCTTCGCTTAGCTGGGCCTCATATTTATGAATGTCGATAAGTGCGAAATAGGCAACGGAAAGTGTTCTTTCTACCGGATCACGCTCTGGCTTGCCAAATACCTGGAACTGCTCCATATACACATTCTTAAGCCCGGTACGCAATTCAAGCACACGGTTTGCAGCATCTTCCGGTGATTCGGTTGGCTTTATAAAACCACCTATCAGGCTCCACTTGTGTTTTTCGGGCTCAAGTCCACGCTGAACAAGCAATAACTTAATATTTGCCCCGTCGAATCCAAATATGATACAATCTGTCGCAACTAAAATGCGCGTTTCGCCGCTGTACTTATGCATAACTTAGGTTAAGTTTATATGCAATGGTAAAAATAATTTAGCAATTATTTAGTGTTGATCGGACAACTATTTTATACGCCGGCAATTTATCGGCAAAAATTTAAAACGATTTATCAAATCCGGATAAAAAACAAGGCAAAACCGTGATACCGCATATCCATATCCCAAGAAAGATCAGCTTACCCTCTTTCCCTGCAACAATAAATCCATAGCGTCATCAAATGATCCGGCCCTGATCACCTCACCCGAGTTTACAAAAAAGATCTCATCAGCATTTTCAATCGTATTTAAACGATGTGCTATGATTACCCTTGTAGTCGTTTTGGGCAGGTTATCCAAAATGTCGCTCAGCAATTTTTCGGTAATGGTATCAATGTTGGCTGTTGCCTCATCCAGTATCAAAATTTCCGGGTTGCGTAAAACAGCTCGCATAAAGGCAATAAGCTGCTTCTGGCCTAAACTAATACTATCGCCACCTGACAGAACTTTGGTGTCCAATCCCTCCTCAAAAATTGCCAGCAGGCTGCCCAGGTTAGCATCCCTGATCACCTGTTCCATTTCGTCGTTGGTATGATCTTTAAAAAGCTCGTTGCCATACAGGATATTATCCCTTACCGTACCTGTAAACAGGAACGGCTCCTGTAAAATAAAGCCTATTTTTCGGCTGCGTTCCTCGGCCGTAAAACTCCTGATATCTTTTCCGCCAAGTAATACCAGTCCTTTAGTAGGGTCGTACAAGCGTGCTATTAGTGAAGCAGTTGTTGTTTTGCCGCCACCTGTAGGGCCCACTAAGGCATAGGTTTTGCCGCGCTCTAATTTAAAGCAGATATTATGGAGGATCTCCCGGCTTTCATCATAACTGAAATGCACATGCCTGAACTCTAATAAAGCAGCATCAGGTTCGTTAATGCCTGCCTGCAGCACCGGTAAATCAGTTTCAAGGGATAAGATCTGCGAGATCCTGTCCCAGCCCGCCATCGCCAGCTGAAAGTTTGTCCATAAGGCAGCTAATTGCCTTAACGGGTTGTAAAAATTGGTAGCATATGATAAGTAACTCACCAGCAACCCGATAGAGAACATACCTTTACTGATCAGGTAAATGCCAAAGCATAGTACGGTAAGCTGGGCCATGCTGGCAAATAAACCATATACCGGCACAAAAACGTTGTTAGCCAGGCCCGATCCAATGGCTGTTTTATAGTTTTGATTGTTAGCTATGTCAAAACGCTTCCTGAAATAATCGCGCCGGTTAAAAGCGATGATCACTTTAAAATTATTAATGCTCTCCTGGATCTCACCGCTCAATGCACCTGTACTTTTCAGGTTGGCGGCGTTCTTTCTTTTTATCCATGGTGATAATACCAGCGTTAAAAACAGGATCACCAACGCCGGAGATAAAGCAGCCGATCCCAGCTCAATATTGATAGCCAGCAAAAAAATACCGGCTCCAATCATAATAGAGATATTGCCGATAAACTGCATCAGTGACTGGGAGAAGAATTGATTAAGCTTATCGGTATCGTTATTAACCCTCGATATCAGGTCACCTGCCTTATTCTGATTAAAAAAGGCTACCGGCAACTGCTGTAACTTATTAAAGATAGAATTGCGCAAGGTAAACAACATCCTTTGCCCCACCCCGCCCATTAGCGTGGTTTGCTTATAGCTGGTAAATAAAGCTACCAGGTACATACAAAATAAAATAGCTGCATTATGTAAAACTCCGCTAAAATCCTTGTGCTGCACATATTTATCAATAGTATGACCAATAATAAGCGGCCCGAGCAGGTTAAGTGTAGAGTTAACAAGGATGGCAAAAAAAGCAATGATGAGCGTACGCTTTTCATGGGCTATCAGCTGGAGCAGCTTTTTTAACCCGGCCAGCGTAGAAGTTTTTGGCTGATTTTTACCTAATTGGTTAAGATCGTAGTTCATTGTAATCAATATTTTTTCAGTCGTTAACTTTATGTTTAATGGTTAACACCCTGTTCGTAATTGCTGGTGCTTTGCTGTGAATTAAAGATCTGTACATAATCCGGACTCGTTTTCATCAGCTCATCATGTACCCCACTGGCCACTATTTCGCCTTGCATCAATAATATGATTTGGTCATAGTGTTCAACAGATGCAATTTTCTGGGTTACGGATATCAGCGTTAAGCCAGGATAATTTTTTTGGATGTTAGCCAGGATCTTCCTTTCTGTGTTGTTATCAATCCTGGCAGTAAAATCATCAAGCAGCAAAACCTTTGGATTAACTGCAAGTGCCCTGGCCAGCATAATGCGTTGCTTTTGTCCGCCCGAAAGGCTTGAACCCCGTTCAGAAACAATGGTGCTCAATTTGTCGGGCAGGTTATCGATAAACGTACTTAACTCGGCCGTTTCAATAGCTTTTTGAAGCGATTCATCAGTTACGGTATCACTGAAAGCGATATTTTCACGGATGCTCATATTAAAGATGATACTGTCCTGAAAAACAAAGCCAACCTGCCGGTGAAAGGTTTCGCTGTCATATTCGGCAAGGGCTTTACCGTCAAACAGCACTTCGCCTGCCGTAGTATTGATCAAACCTGTAAGCAGGTACAACAATTGTGTTTTACCGGCAGATGTAGGCCCGATGATTGCGATCTTTGATCCCGCCTTTACTTTAAATGAGATGTTTTTCAGCGCCGATTTCTGGCCGTAGGTTATGGTAACATTCCTGAGTTCAACATCACCGCGCAGGGTATCTTTCAACGGACCGCCATCGGTGACATCCGGTGCATTCAAAACCAGGCTGATCCGGGTAAATGAGGCAGTGGCCTGAGCTATCAGGTTGCTCATAAAACCCAAAATAAATATCGGGAATATCAATAACGACAGGTAGCTGTTGAAAGCCGCGAAACTACCCAGGGTCATGCTGCCGCTGATTACGAAACGCCCGCCCATTACCAAAATAGTAAATGCTGCCATGTTAGCGGTAAACGTTACAATGGGAATGAGGCCGGCAAAAAAACCAAGGATCTTTAAGCCGTAATCCTTTGCTTCGGTATTGGCAGCAAGGAATTTATTGTATTCCAACTGCTGCGAGTTGATCACCCTGATGAGTGCTGCGCCAAGTATGCTCTCGTTAATTACCTTATTAAGCTGATCGATAACACCGCGGCTTTTCATAAACAGAGCACGTACGTTTTTCAAAACGTAAAAAAAAGTACCGCCTATAATAGGAATAATAGTGATCACAACCAACGCAAGTTTCCAGTTAATGGTAAGCAGCATCACACTGCAGCCAATAATGATAAACAGCGATGATACTATGGAAACCAAAGCCTGCGATACGAATAGTTTGATCGAATCGATATCCGAAGTAAGGTTGGTTAACAGTTTTGATGGATTTGCCTGTTCGATAAAAACATGGGTTTGGCGGGATATTTTATCAGCCAGTTGCTGCCTGAGATCACGTGCCACTTTTTCAGATGCATATATTTGAACAATTGCCTGTAAGCCTGCAAACAAAAACACCACAATAGTTGCCGTCAGGAATTTGGCCATAACCTCATTTATCACAAAATGATGATTGGAGTAGGCATCAATACCGTTAGCTATAATTTTAGGCAGCCAAAGGTTCATGGCGTTGCCCAGTAATGCAAATAATAATAGTAACGCCACAAGCCCTTTATATGGTTTTAGCAAACTAAATACACCGGGAGGTTTACTGTTTGTTTTTTTTGTAGGATCAGGTTGCATAATGATCTTTGATTTATAATTCTCTTTTGCGGATCTCAAATCGCGTCTTTATTATGGTTGACGACTGAGCTTGCAAAACATTTTTA from Mucilaginibacter sp. SJ includes:
- a CDS encoding arginine decarboxylase, which encodes MQSYQEFLDLSVGFPQDGFEIIDDELYFQDLNLMEMIETYGTPLRFTYLPMISKKIQQAKLLFQQAIIKNNYRGSYKYCYCTKSSHFKHIVEEALKNEIHLETSSAFDMPMIDALEKKGTVTKDITVICNGFKTFQYKTYIIDMLHDGFKNIIPVLDNKEEFNLYDDEIEMDTPCNLGIRIAAEEQPDSQFYTSRLGVRMEDVIDFYHNKIEDNPNFQVKLLHFFINSGISDTPYYWNELEKYVTLYCKFKKVNPHLDTLDIGGGMPFKDSLVFDFDYEYMINEIVSRIKEICAEHDTMEPDIITEFGKYTVAEASGILYKVLGRKQQNDRERWLMLDGSFITNLPDVWALNQKYILLPVNNWDSEYERVNLGGITCDGQDYYNQEAHMNSVFMPKTRKVQYLGFFNTGAYQEVLSGYGGIHHCLLPSPKHVIIRRNRDETFNFEVFGEEQNSKQVLKILGYTT
- a CDS encoding PorP/SprF family type IX secretion system membrane protein — encoded protein: MKRILYTLLIIAVTIQLAKAQQRPQYTQYVFNNYLLNPALSGIENYTDVKLGYRSQWTGLEGAPVTSYFSVNAPIGNRFLQGDATAFPAGGGLNPSSRSYTQNYMAAEPHHGVGLMVVSDKTGPITQTNIDATYAYHLGLTEKLNLAVGVSAGVSHNIIDKSKLTYVDQNDPTINSIAGAQWKPDLGVGVWAYSSNYFFGASVQQILPQNLYVTTSTTAVQNKTVPHYFVTGGVKLFVSDDITLMPSALLKFIAPVPVTFDVNMKMSFKDRFWIGGSYRRNDSYAALVGFNLSSLINVGYSYDFTTSALNTVSHGSHEIVLGILLNNRYKVTCPQHTF
- a CDS encoding PKD domain-containing protein, which translates into the protein MSKIFFLRSLSLSFIFICIAICTNAQGSNQGTEFYTAYIDHVDGAAGNPDALGRGSQMELYITADANTSVTVEVADGSFSGTYQVKANDILTVDIPPGAFIGNQGQFLKGIHIISLKPIAVYAHIFAQNVSGATLLLPVNTLGKDYLSINYKQISNSNNGTKNTEGVPSYSTFAVIATEDNTTVEITPSQPLLNGIPANQPFTVNLKKGEVYQGLSATDLTGTRIRSIVSATSACKKIAVFSGSSKISIGCQGDKGSSDNLFQQVYPLAVWGKNYITAPLKTRNYDILRIVLSSPDTKVTVNGAAPHGGLINGLYYEFTSTATNVIAADKPIQVVQYAVTQGDGLNCQFINGDIGDPEMIYLTPIEQTLDHVTLNSTPNYLIQNDFINVIIKTAAVPTFSLDGQPYTQFSQVPNSIYSYAQISVNAGVHNIRASDGFNAIAYGFGRTESYGYAAGTNLKNLNEFIVLRNPADNSTHANGCTGTYYKLQLTLPFQTNKITWDLKNGTPPVIINNPIPTGSTVKDSKVLYTYEYPGDEVYNDGDYSVVATVFNPIADECGSNEDIQFDFNIAVPPVVKFSFANTCFGSDVKFTDQSTSGTRQIKIWHWDFGDGITDVVQNPVHKYAQTGDYLVTLFVTNENDCGETSDPIKIHVSKPPVASFSYSSPGCTGQDVTFTDNSTSAEGSIISWQWDFGDGTPVETLTSKSPFNHTFSEPGDYLVKLTVTNDNGCTSGITPQVVNIYPVPVVDFLLPDACEDDFAQFTYQSTIADAAEADFTYEWNFNDPNATPANPNIFHEKNPKHKFLAGNYQVTLKVTSKNGCSSSASKSLTINGSKPKAEVIVQNPADLCSAQEVFFENRSSVNFGEITRLEVTYDSNDPSTTVVYDHPALGLKLRHKYPLFTAGSRTVTLQAVAYSGTSCSGFAEVPFTLKASPVVTFDPAPVFCIESQPYKLIPKLNGPAGSGVFSGAGVSADGVFNPAVSNAGIFDIRYIYKAADACADTVVQQVKVDASPLVSLGPDLTMLEGTKRVLKPIVNDNNLSYKWTPATGLDHDDVAYPVVSPSQDITYQVVVTSAHGCQAMASVSVKVLKFLVVPNVFTPNGDGVNDIWNVKYLESYPNNKVDVYNRFGEKVYSSIGYSVPWDGKYKGLYLPPGTYYYIIDPKNGREVIAGNVTIIR
- a CDS encoding NUDIX hydrolase yields the protein MHKYSGETRILVATDCIIFGFDGANIKLLLVQRGLEPEKHKWSLIGGFIKPTESPEDAANRVLELRTGLKNVYMEQFQVFGKPERDPVERTLSVAYFALIDIHKYEAQLSEEYHPEWFLLDEMPDLIFDHNEMVRLAKRQLRYKAALHPILFQLLPEKFTIPQLQALYEGVYQTKFDDRNFSRKLLSTGLLVKLPEKDKLSSKKGAFYYKLDQSHYEENFEKFLNLVPNPDKFF
- a CDS encoding ABC transporter ATP-binding protein, producing MNYDLNQLGKNQPKTSTLAGLKKLLQLIAHEKRTLIIAFFAILVNSTLNLLGPLIIGHTIDKYVQHKDFSGVLHNAAILFCMYLVALFTSYKQTTLMGGVGQRMLFTLRNSIFNKLQQLPVAFFNQNKAGDLISRVNNDTDKLNQFFSQSLMQFIGNISIMIGAGIFLLAINIELGSAALSPALVILFLTLVLSPWIKRKNAANLKSTGALSGEIQESINNFKVIIAFNRRDYFRKRFDIANNQNYKTAIGSGLANNVFVPVYGLFASMAQLTVLCFGIYLISKGMFSIGLLVSYLSYATNFYNPLRQLAALWTNFQLAMAGWDRISQILSLETDLPVLQAGINEPDAALLEFRHVHFSYDESREILHNICFKLERGKTYALVGPTGGGKTTTASLIARLYDPTKGLVLLGGKDIRSFTAEERSRKIGFILQEPFLFTGTVRDNILYGNELFKDHTNDEMEQVIRDANLGSLLAIFEEGLDTKVLSGGDSISLGQKQLIAFMRAVLRNPEILILDEATANIDTITEKLLSDILDNLPKTTTRVIIAHRLNTIENADEIFFVNSGEVIRAGSFDDAMDLLLQGKRVS
- a CDS encoding ABC transporter ATP-binding protein, with the translated sequence MRSAKENYKSKIIMQPDPTKKTNSKPPGVFSLLKPYKGLVALLLLFALLGNAMNLWLPKIIANGIDAYSNHHFVINEVMAKFLTATIVVFLFAGLQAIVQIYASEKVARDLRQQLADKISRQTHVFIEQANPSKLLTNLTSDIDSIKLFVSQALVSIVSSLFIIIGCSVMLLTINWKLALVVITIIPIIGGTFFYVLKNVRALFMKSRGVIDQLNKVINESILGAALIRVINSQQLEYNKFLAANTEAKDYGLKILGFFAGLIPIVTFTANMAAFTILVMGGRFVISGSMTLGSFAAFNSYLSLLIFPIFILGFMSNLIAQATASFTRISLVLNAPDVTDGGPLKDTLRGDVELRNVTITYGQKSALKNISFKVKAGSKIAIIGPTSAGKTQLLYLLTGLINTTAGEVLFDGKALAEYDSETFHRQVGFVFQDSIIFNMSIRENIAFSDTVTDESLQKAIETAELSTFIDNLPDKLSTIVSERGSSLSGGQKQRIMLARALAVNPKVLLLDDFTARIDNNTERKILANIQKNYPGLTLISVTQKIASVEHYDQIILLMQGEIVASGVHDELMKTSPDYVQIFNSQQSTSNYEQGVNH